The nucleotide sequence TGCGCGGTGATGTTCGGGGTCTCGGTGAAGGGGGTGACGATCTCGAAGATGCGCGAATAGGTAGCGCGCTGGATCAACCACCGGCCGTCACGCTTCACGTAGGTATCGCGGTACAGCGACGATCCGTCGGTGATGATCTTGTTGCGCAGGTCCAGGAACCAGTCCTTGAGGTACCAGGTGCCGGTCGCCTCGGTGGCGGAGGTCACGGTGATCTCCGGATGATTGACGTGGTGCAGGGCAATGGCCTCGCTGTGGAAGGCGTAGCGCAGCGCTTCCATGATCTTGTCGCGACCCTGGGCTTCGAACAGGTAGCTTCCGCCTTCGTAGCGGACACTGGCATCTTCGGTGAACAGGGTTTCCAGCTCGTCGAAACCGGCGGTATCGATACAGCGGCAGTACGCGTACTTGAGCTGACGGATCAGCTCGATGTCTTCCAGGGGCAGCGCCATCCCGGGTTCTCCTCGTGGTGGTGATTGTGGGGGTGTCGGGGTCAGATGCCGAAGCCGCCGGAGACGTTGATCTGCTGCCCGGTGACATAGCCGTTGGTGGCCAGAAACACCGCCGCCTGACCGACTTCTTCCGGTTGGCCCCAGCGCTTCAGGCACAGCAGCTTCTGGGTTTCGTCGACCCAGGCCTGGGTGAACACCCCGCGCTTGGTGAGCTCCAGGAACATGCCGGCTTCGATCACGCCGACCAGCACCGAGTTGGCGCGGATGTTGTGGCGTCCCTCTTCCTTGGCGATGCCCTTGACCAGCGCCTCGTTGGCCGCCTTCGGCGCCACCGACAGACCATCCTTGGCCGGCCACCAGACGTGACCGGCGGAGCCGAGATGGACGTACGATCCGCCACCGCTGTCCCGCAGGTGCGGCAGGGTGGCCTGCACGGCGTTGAAGAAGCCATGCACTTCGATGTCGATCGACTGCCGCCACAGTTCCGGCGTGGTGTCGGCGATGTGCACCTGCTCGACGACCGGCCCGGCGGCCCAAACAACGGTGTGGATACGACCGTGGGCCGCAATGGCGGCGGCCACCGCTGCCTTCACCGCATCCGGCTCGCGGACATCGGCGGCGTGGGCGCTGGCGGTACGGCCGAGGGCCTGGATGTCGGCAACGACCTGCTCGGCCACCTCACGCTTGCGTCGATAGATCACGGCGACATCGGCCCCCGCGCGCGCAAAGCTGCGCGCCACCTCCTGGCCAATCCCGCCGCTGCCGCCGAACACCAATACTGCACCGTCGGTGAACGCTGTCTGCGTCATCCCGCTCTCCCTGTTGTCGTTCAGGGAATCTTTGCCCGCAGCGGCCGGCGCAACCTCACCCGCACAGACGAGAGGCGTTACGGCGCGCGGTAAAAGGCCTCCGGGCTGAACAGCGCGGCCGAGAGATCGGCATCGGTCTGCACCCCGACACTGCGAAATTCGGTGACGCGGCCATCGCGGAGATCTTCCATGGTGGCGGCTGACAGGTAGGCGTGGCCTTTGTCCTCGCGCAGCGCCGTAACCGGCGCCTGCAGGCGCTTGCGCAAGCGATCCCCTTCGTAGAACTCGGCCCGCAGCGGCAGGCACGTCTCGCGGTCGACCCAGGTGCGAACGTGCGTGTAGTCGGTGCGGTCATCGCCACTGGGCGTGAACGACATCAGCCGCACCGCACGGCCGTCAATCTCGTCGTGGCCCTCGATCCGCATCTCCGCGCCACCGAAGGCGCCGGTGAGCTGCTTGAAATCGAAATAGCTGAAGCTGGTGCCGAGCAAGGCGCCGTCGGCGAAGGTGCCGGTCACCTGCCGCACCCTTCGCACCGACGGCAGATACACGTACACGCCATCGCGCAGGAAGTCGGTCGACTGCACCACCAGATAGGCGGCGCCAACCAGATATTCAGGACCCTGGACCTGCAGCGTGGCACGGGTTCTCAGACCCTCGTCGGTTTCGGCGCGGCGGGCGTAAAGGGTGCCCTTGAGCAGCTCGCGCACCTCGCCATTGGCGGAACGGGTTTCCAGCTCGACCTGCTGCGCCCGCAGCGTCGTCGGCACCGTGGCCTGCATGCAGGCCAGCAGCTCGTCTACCGGGCTGGCGGCCTGCGCCACCCCGACCACCAGCATCAGAACACCCAGCATCCAACCTTTCATCGCCCTTCTCCAGCGTCGTGATCCACCTTCGGCAGATCGAATGTTGCAGTGCAGCATAATACGCCTTGGCGACCTCCGCGAACAGCGGCCACGCCAAAATCGAGACAAGACCTCACCACAGCACCGTGGCCCGTTCGAGGCACCAGTACACCGCCAGCCCCCCCATCAGGTGAACCGGCAGTGCCCGCGCCGCGCCGGCAAACGGCGGCAGCCGCCGCTGTCGCCACAGGGCCATCAGCGCCCACAACGGCAACACCAGCGCCAGTTGTCCGAGTTCGATCCCCAGGTTGAAGGCGAGCAGGGCCGGCAACAGCGCGTCTTGCGGCAGGCCGATATCGCCCAGGACGCTGGCAAACCCCAGCCCGTGAAACAGGCCGAAGCCCAACGCCATGAGGTAGGGCCGTCGGCTGAACAATCGTGGCGGCGCAGCGGTGTCGCGGCGGGCCACTTCCAGTGCCAGCACCAGCAGGCTCACCGCAATCACGAACTCGGTGAGCCCGGAATTGACCTGTATCCGGCCCAGCGCCGCCAGACAGAGGGTAATGCTGTGGCCCAGCGTGAAGGCGGTGATGGTCGCCAGCAGCACGCCGGGCTGGCGCACCAGCAAGACCAGGCCGAGTACGAACAGCACATGGTCGAGGCCCAGCAACAGGTGCGAGACGCCGAGCCCGAGATAGCGGGCAAACACCGGCATGGGGGTGCCGGCGGCCGGCACCGTGGCCTGCGGGCGGGCGACATCCAGCAGCTGGGTCACCGCTACACCGCCGGCGGGCACCCAGCGCAACACGACATTGATCCGGGCACGATCAAGGCCGTCGACCTGCAGGGTGCGGCCGACCAGGCCGGGAGGCGGGCAGTGGAGGCTGCCCCGCCGCAGCCGCACCGTCGGATCCGCCGTCGATACCTGATCAAAGCCGCGCACCGTGCAGCCGGGCGGCCAGACCGGGGTCACCGTCCGGTCGCCACGCTGGGCCGAGCTGCGCCATTCGATGTCGGCCACGCCAGGTGCGGTTTCGCGCAACTCCAGCAGTATCGGCGCCAGCGGATGTGCCGCCGCCATGCCGGTGACGAGCAGACCGAGCGCCAGCACCAGCGCCCTCACCAGGGCACCGCCAGTTGCGGGTCCAGCTGCAGTGGGTAGTGTTGCCGCAGCGGGGCCATCGCCGCCCGCAGCGCCTCCGGTTGCCGCGCCGCCAACCAGGCATAGGCCGCCTGCCGCCGGACCGGCGCCAGCGCCGGCGGCTGTGGCGGCCGGTGGTCGATCACCCGCAGCAGATGCCAGCCATAGGCCGATGCCACCGGACCCTGCCAGCGCCCGGGTGCCGCCCCCAGCACGCGCTCGGCGAAGGCCTCACCAAACCGCTGTCGCAGTTGCGCCGGCGACACCGCCGTCAGCTGCGTACCCAACAGAAACGGCTGGCCCAGCCCGGCCGGTGCCGGCTGATCATCGAGCACCCGACGCCGGGCCTGGGCCGCCGCCTCCACGGTCTCGAAGTAGTGCTGCTCGATGTCGTACCGGGCGCTTCGCGCATACCGATCGGCATGGGCCTCGACATAGGTTTCCAGGGCCGCGCGGGGCACCACGGGCGTCTCGACCAGGCGGTCGGCCATGCGCTGGACCAGCCGTCTGCGAACCACCGGATCATGCTGGCTCATGCCCAGCGCACGGGCCTCGCGCAGCAGGTCATCGTCGCTTCGACGGCTGTCCGGGAAGGCGAACCGCATGTTGCGGATCAGGTGCTGACGCACCACCGGATCACCACGGTCGAGCCCGGCTGCCAGCGCCGCCCGCAACAGGCGCTCCTCATCGACCGCCGCTTCAACGGCGGCGCGCAGCTCGACGGCGGAGGGCGCACTGCCCGCCACCGCCCGCCAGTCGGCCTGCACCCGTGCCAGCCAGGCCGCATCGACGGTGATCGGCTCGGGTGCGGCCGCCGGGGTCAGCGCCCGTTGCGCCACAAACAGCACGCCGCCGATCAGCGCAAAGCGCAGGATCGGATGGAGGGCGGCGAATCGCTTCAACATGGCCGCTAGGGTCGGTACCACACCGGGGAGGTCCACGCCCGCTCCTGCACCGTCTTGGGGTAGTCGGCATTGCAGCAGTCAGCGAAGGCGTCGGGCACGCTGTCGGGGTCGGTGCAGTCGACGGCGGCCGCCAGACACTGGCGGGTGGACCAGCGACAACTCGGGTTTTCCACCACACGGGCGTAGTAGAACGCCGACTGCGCAGGATCGAACCCAGGGTCCTGCCAGACCGTACACAGCTGCGGGAACCCGGGACCCGTGGTCTCACAGGTATCGAGGTCGACCGTCGCACCGTTGGCCGGGTTGCCTGCCACATCGAAGACCTGCTCATGGGACTCGCCTGCGGCATCGACCCAGCCCTTGATGATCTGGATCCGCTGCAGCGGCTCCGCGGTCAGCGCCGGATCACGCAGCGCCGACACCGCGAAACGCGGCGCGCCGGCGCCGGCGGGCGGCGGCGGCAGGTCGCTGCCCATCGGCACCCCGACGGCATCGGTGGTGGCGACGAAATCCGCTGCGGCGCAGGCATCTGCGGGCAGATCCCAGCCCCCGAAGAAGCGAACCACCGGCCGATTGCCGCTGGTGGCATAGGCCTCGCGCCGCCGCATCGCGGCGAACAGCGCCGGCCGGGTGTTCTGCTCGGCCCACAGCACCGCCAGTCCGCCCGGGCTGTTCTCGATCAGGTCAGTCAGGCCTTCCGGCACGCTGTCGGTGGCCGCCAGGCCGGCGCCGCCGTGGCCCGGATAGTCGGCTTCCGCCGCCAGGCCGGGGGTGCCGAGATGGGTGTCGGTGCTGCCGATGAAGCCGTACTTGAAGGGGTTTTCGCCCAGCAGCCGTTCCTGCTGCAGCCCCGCCTTCAGGGCCTCGCGGAGAAAGTCCTGCTCCACCGGGGGGCCGGTATTGGCGCCACCAAAACGGTCACCGGTGAGGTTGTTGTAAGGCAGCACCTCGAACCCGCAGAGCTCGTCCTGCATGCCGGCGCCGACCGTGTTGAGGCACTCTGACTGCCCCTTGTGCTGGTAGATCTCGGCCAGCGGCTCATTGCGCTGGCGGGTGGCGGCAAAGGCGGCATCGTAAGGGCGGCCGCTGCGATCCGCCGTTTCGAACATGGTGCCGGCGCTGAGATTGGAGTTGTGCGGAATGCTCAACCACTGACAGCCCTGCTCGGCGCGGCATTGGTCGTCGAGTGCGGTCCACAACTGCTCCGGCGACGGGTGCTCCTGATAGGCCGGCGGAACCTCCGGCACCACCTCGCTGGCAAAGATGACGTTGCGGTGCAGGTTGTTGGACAGCGGCGCGCCGGTCCACTCATAGCCGACGAAGGTGGTGAAGCGACAGTCATCGCTGCGATCGTAATGGGCGTCGGCCGCCTGCTGGGTGTCGCGCCAGGGGGTCTTGGCCGCCTCCAGGCAACGGCGCCCACCCAATCCGCAGTAGGGCAGACGCGGGATGGTGCCCTCACTGCCGATCACCGGCAGGTCGGACACCAGCGGAATCCCCGGCGGCACCGGAAACTGCGGCAGTTCCGGCAGGCCTACGGCGATCAGGTTGAAGATGATGAAGGATTGCGCCGGCGCCGCCCGGTAGAGCAGGCATTCCGGCGAGAAATAGCCGGTGGCGCCGGGGTCGGTGCAGATGGCCACCTCGCCGAACAGCTCGGCGTGATCGGTGACGGCGGCGAAATCCAGCGGCCGCGCCAACTGGCTGAACCGCAGCGGCTCACCTTCCGGGGTGTAGGGTTGAATGCCGAGCCGCTCACCGCGGGCGAAGCGGTAGGCCTCATCGGGAGTGATCACGGTGCCCTGGGTGTTGGCATCCAGCGAATACACGGTGTGAACGTGCAGATCACCGAAGTACGGGTTGCGCAGCGGGTTGGCGTCGACACAGCTACGCTGCTCCGCCCGCGGCGGCCCGAGATCCACCGGCACCGCGTCGCCGCCGCAAGCGGTCAGCCCTGTCAGGGCCCACAGACCCACCGTCATTGCCCGCATCACCGGCCTCCCGCGGACCTCGTGGGGCCCGCTATTGATCTTTGTTGACCGCCGCCGCGTCGAGAAACGCCGGGCGCTCGCCTCCCCCGTGCACCACCAGATTGGTTCCGCTGGCGTAGCCGGCCGCCGGGCTGCTGAGCCAGGCACAGGCCTCGCCAATATCGACCGGCGTCGCCATGCGCTGCAGCGGCACCGTCGCCGACACTGCCTGGATGCCAGCCTCGTCGCCGTAGTGCAGATGGGACTGCTCGGTCCGCACCAGGCCCGGCGACACCGCCACCACCCGCACCTTCGGCGCCCATTCCACCGCCAGCGACTGCGTCAGGCTGAGAATGCCGGCCTTGGCCGCGCCATAGGCCGCCGTACCCGGTGAGGGCCGCAGTGCCGAAATGCTGGCGACGAACACCACCACCCCGCCACCCGCCTGCTGCTGCATCAACCGATTGGCCGCCTGCGCCAACCGCAGGGGCGCCAACAGGTTGAGCGCGATGATCTTTTCGTGAAAGCGCGGCGAAGCCGCAGCGGCGAGGGCGAAGGGGGCCCCGCCGGCATTGTTGACGAGGACATCGAGGCGGCCGTAGCGGCGGTCGATCTCGTCGAACAGGGCGGCAACGGCCTCACTGTCGCGGACGTCGCACGGCAGGAACACGGCTTCGCGGCCGTCGACGGCAGGCAGGGTCTCCGGCGCCGAGCGACCGCAGATCACCACCTGCGCGCCCTGCCGCAGAAACACCTCGCTGATGCCGCGGCCGACGCCCTTGCCACCGCCGGTTACCAGCACCACCCGCGCCTCGCT is from Flagellatimonas centrodinii and encodes:
- a CDS encoding nuclear transport factor 2 family protein, with the translated sequence MALPLEDIELIRQLKYAYCRCIDTAGFDELETLFTEDASVRYEGGSYLFEAQGRDKIMEALRYAFHSEAIALHHVNHPEITVTSATEATGTWYLKDWFLDLRNKIITDGSSLYRDTYVKRDGRWLIQRATYSRIFEIVTPFTETPNITAHLLAKTGMKLPAQ
- a CDS encoding SDR family NAD(P)-dependent oxidoreductase, encoding MTQTAFTDGAVLVFGGSGGIGQEVARSFARAGADVAVIYRRKREVAEQVVADIQALGRTASAHAADVREPDAVKAAVAAAIAAHGRIHTVVWAAGPVVEQVHIADTTPELWRQSIDIEVHGFFNAVQATLPHLRDSGGGSYVHLGSAGHVWWPAKDGLSVAPKAANEALVKGIAKEEGRHNIRANSVLVGVIEAGMFLELTKRGVFTQAWVDETQKLLCLKRWGQPEEVGQAAVFLATNGYVTGQQINVSGGFGI
- a CDS encoding outer membrane lipoprotein-sorting protein; translation: MKGWMLGVLMLVVGVAQAASPVDELLACMQATVPTTLRAQQVELETRSANGEVRELLKGTLYARRAETDEGLRTRATLQVQGPEYLVGAAYLVVQSTDFLRDGVYVYLPSVRRVRQVTGTFADGALLGTSFSYFDFKQLTGAFGGAEMRIEGHDEIDGRAVRLMSFTPSGDDRTDYTHVRTWVDRETCLPLRAEFYEGDRLRKRLQAPVTALREDKGHAYLSAATMEDLRDGRVTEFRSVGVQTDADLSAALFSPEAFYRAP
- a CDS encoding HupE/UreJ family protein; its protein translation is MRALVLALGLLVTGMAAAHPLAPILLELRETAPGVADIEWRSSAQRGDRTVTPVWPPGCTVRGFDQVSTADPTVRLRRGSLHCPPPGLVGRTLQVDGLDRARINVVLRWVPAGGVAVTQLLDVARPQATVPAAGTPMPVFARYLGLGVSHLLLGLDHVLFVLGLVLLVRQPGVLLATITAFTLGHSITLCLAALGRIQVNSGLTEFVIAVSLLVLALEVARRDTAAPPRLFSRRPYLMALGFGLFHGLGFASVLGDIGLPQDALLPALLAFNLGIELGQLALVLPLWALMALWRQRRLPPFAGAARALPVHLMGGLAVYWCLERATVLW
- a CDS encoding peptidyl-prolyl cis-trans isomerase produces the protein MLKRFAALHPILRFALIGGVLFVAQRALTPAAAPEPITVDAAWLARVQADWRAVAGSAPSAVELRAAVEAAVDEERLLRAALAAGLDRGDPVVRQHLIRNMRFAFPDSRRSDDDLLREARALGMSQHDPVVRRRLVQRMADRLVETPVVPRAALETYVEAHADRYARSARYDIEQHYFETVEAAAQARRRVLDDQPAPAGLGQPFLLGTQLTAVSPAQLRQRFGEAFAERVLGAAPGRWQGPVASAYGWHLLRVIDHRPPQPPALAPVRRQAAYAWLAARQPEALRAAMAPLRQHYPLQLDPQLAVPW
- a CDS encoding DUF3604 domain-containing protein, with translation MTVGLWALTGLTACGGDAVPVDLGPPRAEQRSCVDANPLRNPYFGDLHVHTVYSLDANTQGTVITPDEAYRFARGERLGIQPYTPEGEPLRFSQLARPLDFAAVTDHAELFGEVAICTDPGATGYFSPECLLYRAAPAQSFIIFNLIAVGLPELPQFPVPPGIPLVSDLPVIGSEGTIPRLPYCGLGGRRCLEAAKTPWRDTQQAADAHYDRSDDCRFTTFVGYEWTGAPLSNNLHRNVIFASEVVPEVPPAYQEHPSPEQLWTALDDQCRAEQGCQWLSIPHNSNLSAGTMFETADRSGRPYDAAFAATRQRNEPLAEIYQHKGQSECLNTVGAGMQDELCGFEVLPYNNLTGDRFGGANTGPPVEQDFLREALKAGLQQERLLGENPFKYGFIGSTDTHLGTPGLAAEADYPGHGGAGLAATDSVPEGLTDLIENSPGGLAVLWAEQNTRPALFAAMRRREAYATSGNRPVVRFFGGWDLPADACAAADFVATTDAVGVPMGSDLPPPPAGAGAPRFAVSALRDPALTAEPLQRIQIIKGWVDAAGESHEQVFDVAGNPANGATVDLDTCETTGPGFPQLCTVWQDPGFDPAQSAFYYARVVENPSCRWSTRQCLAAAVDCTDPDSVPDAFADCCNADYPKTVQERAWTSPVWYRP
- a CDS encoding SDR family oxidoreductase; this translates as MFPGRTDVSSEARVVLVTGGGKGVGRGISEVFLRQGAQVVICGRSAPETLPAVDGREAVFLPCDVRDSEAVAALFDEIDRRYGRLDVLVNNAGGAPFALAAAASPRFHEKIIALNLLAPLRLAQAANRLMQQQAGGGVVVFVASISALRPSPGTAAYGAAKAGILSLTQSLAVEWAPKVRVVAVSPGLVRTEQSHLHYGDEAGIQAVSATVPLQRMATPVDIGEACAWLSSPAAGYASGTNLVVHGGGERPAFLDAAAVNKDQ